A window from Streptomonospora salina encodes these proteins:
- a CDS encoding glycoside hydrolase family 18 chitinase, with protein MSAAPAAADASDATVVYTEGQTWESGYSGQFTVINDGDSALQDWTLEFTLPDGASLTSIWNADVTESGGTYTVTPPSWGAPVPAGGSYGIGFNGSFSDGVTATKPATCTLDDAPCSGGAPSDDTEAPSAPGGLNSTGQTADSATLAWDAATDDVGVAGYEVLREGEVAVATTGTATSTTVGGLQPDTEYAFSVRAYDAAGNRSDAAAPVTVRTAADDGGTDPGPDPGPGGDRRVGYFTQWGIYDRDYQVQDMDTSGTAEKLTHVNYAFANVSADGQCFMANQPGEGDAYADYGKSFAAAESVDGEGDTWDQPLRGNFNQLRELKAAHPGLKVLVSLGGWTWSKNLSDAALTAESRERLVSSCVDMYLRGNLPVIDGAGGTGAAAGVFDGIDLDWEWPASAGHPDNTFRPQDKENFTALVQEFRDQIDALGAENGRDYELSSFMAADPGKIEAGYEVGPLMDDFDFVTVQGYDFHGGWEDTANHQSNLTPIPGDPGPDTYSMQETIQAYIDRGADPADLVMGVPFYGRGWTGVSPGPDGDGLHQPADGAAPGPYEDGIDDYKNLTDLSGFTLHRDEEAGTAWLYDGSTWWTYDDPTAMRQKVAWAREQGLGGIMAWSLDGDDAQGSLMAAIDDALDGS; from the coding sequence ATGTCGGCAGCGCCCGCGGCGGCCGACGCCTCCGACGCCACCGTCGTCTACACCGAAGGCCAGACCTGGGAATCCGGGTACAGCGGCCAGTTCACCGTCATCAACGACGGCGACAGCGCCCTGCAAGACTGGACGCTGGAGTTCACCCTCCCCGACGGCGCCTCGCTGACCAGCATCTGGAACGCCGACGTCACCGAATCCGGCGGCACCTACACCGTCACCCCGCCGAGCTGGGGCGCACCGGTGCCCGCCGGAGGCAGCTACGGCATCGGATTCAACGGCTCCTTCTCCGACGGCGTGACCGCCACCAAACCCGCGACCTGCACGCTCGACGACGCGCCGTGCTCGGGCGGAGCGCCCTCCGACGACACCGAGGCGCCCTCGGCGCCCGGCGGCCTGAACAGCACCGGGCAGACCGCCGACAGCGCGACACTGGCCTGGGACGCCGCCACCGACGACGTCGGCGTCGCCGGTTACGAGGTGCTGCGCGAGGGCGAGGTCGCGGTCGCGACCACCGGCACCGCGACCTCCACCACCGTCGGCGGACTTCAGCCCGACACCGAGTACGCGTTCTCGGTGCGCGCCTACGACGCGGCCGGCAACCGCTCGGACGCCGCGGCCCCGGTGACCGTGCGCACCGCGGCCGACGACGGCGGCACCGACCCCGGCCCCGATCCCGGGCCGGGCGGCGACCGCCGGGTCGGCTACTTCACCCAATGGGGCATCTACGACCGCGATTACCAGGTCCAGGACATGGACACCAGCGGGACGGCCGAGAAGCTGACCCACGTCAACTACGCCTTCGCCAACGTCTCCGCCGACGGCCAGTGCTTCATGGCCAACCAGCCCGGCGAAGGCGACGCCTACGCCGACTACGGCAAGTCCTTCGCCGCCGCCGAGAGCGTCGACGGCGAGGGCGACACCTGGGACCAGCCGCTGCGCGGCAACTTCAACCAGCTGCGCGAGCTCAAGGCCGCCCACCCCGGCCTCAAGGTACTCGTCTCGCTGGGCGGATGGACCTGGTCGAAGAACCTCTCCGACGCCGCGCTGACCGCCGAGTCCCGCGAGCGGCTGGTCAGCTCCTGCGTCGACATGTACCTGCGCGGCAACCTGCCGGTGATCGACGGCGCCGGGGGCACCGGGGCCGCCGCGGGCGTGTTCGACGGCATCGACCTGGACTGGGAGTGGCCGGCGTCGGCGGGCCACCCCGACAACACCTTCCGCCCGCAGGACAAGGAGAACTTCACCGCCCTGGTGCAGGAGTTCCGCGACCAGATCGACGCCCTCGGCGCCGAGAACGGCCGCGACTACGAACTGAGTTCCTTCATGGCGGCCGACCCCGGCAAGATCGAGGCCGGCTACGAGGTGGGGCCGCTGATGGACGACTTCGACTTCGTCACCGTGCAGGGCTACGACTTCCACGGCGGCTGGGAGGACACCGCCAACCACCAGTCCAACCTGACGCCGATCCCCGGCGATCCCGGGCCGGACACCTACAGCATGCAGGAGACGATCCAGGCCTACATCGACCGCGGCGCCGACCCGGCCGACCTGGTGATGGGCGTCCCCTTCTACGGCCGCGGCTGGACCGGGGTCTCCCCCGGCCCCGACGGCGACGGGTTGCACCAGCCCGCCGACGGCGCGGCGCCGGGTCCTTACGAGGACGGCATCGACGACTACAAGAACCTCACGGACCTCAGCGGATTCACGCTCCACCGCGACGAGGAGGCCGGCACCGCCTGGCTGTACGACGGTTCGACCTGGTGGACCTACGACGACCCCACCGCCATGCGGCAGAAGGTCGCCTGGGCCCGTGAACAGGGGCTGGGCGGGATCATGGCCTGGTCCCTGGACGGCGACGACGCTCAGGGCAGTTTGATGGCGGCGATCGACGACGCCCTCGACGGCTCCTGA
- a CDS encoding PPOX class F420-dependent oxidoreductase, whose amino-acid sequence MGTIPADREDILYKRSFAHVATLGPRGEPQANPVWIDWDGAHVRFSQTRARQKYRNLLRDDRIAMSVQDPDDPYRYIEIRGRVESVEEDGGNAFIDRLAQRYLDEERYPWAAPDEERVVISVRPEHATKQ is encoded by the coding sequence ATGGGCACGATCCCCGCCGACCGCGAGGACATCCTCTACAAGCGCAGCTTCGCGCACGTGGCGACGCTGGGGCCGCGCGGCGAGCCGCAGGCCAATCCGGTGTGGATCGACTGGGACGGCGCGCACGTGCGCTTCAGCCAGACCCGCGCCCGGCAGAAGTACCGCAATCTGCTGCGCGACGACCGCATCGCGATGTCGGTGCAGGACCCCGACGACCCGTACCGCTACATCGAGATCCGCGGCCGGGTGGAGTCGGTGGAGGAGGACGGCGGGAACGCCTTCATCGACCGTCTGGCCCAGCGCTACCTCGACGAGGAACGCTACCCCTGGGCGGCGCCGGACGAGGAGCGGGTCGTGATCTCGGTGCGTCCGGAGCACGCCACCAAGCAGTGA
- a CDS encoding CBS domain-containing protein: MAEQIHEIMTQPPYTVPPETTLHEAAVIMRDKDIGDVLVTDGDSVLGILTDRDIVVRCVADGADCARSTARNAVSEHPAVVGPRDDVDDAVHIMRSNAVRRLPVVDGGRPVGVVSLGDLAVERDPASVLAMVSGSHGNT, translated from the coding sequence ATGGCCGAGCAGATCCACGAGATCATGACGCAGCCGCCCTACACCGTCCCGCCGGAGACGACGCTGCACGAGGCAGCCGTGATCATGCGCGACAAGGACATCGGCGACGTTCTGGTGACCGACGGCGATTCGGTGCTGGGCATACTGACCGACCGCGACATCGTGGTGCGCTGCGTCGCCGACGGCGCGGACTGCGCGCGCTCCACCGCCCGCAACGCGGTGAGCGAGCATCCGGCGGTCGTGGGGCCGCGCGACGACGTCGACGACGCCGTGCACATCATGCGCAGCAACGCGGTGCGCCGACTGCCGGTGGTCGACGGCGGCCGCCCCGTGGGTGTGGTGTCACTGGGTGATCTGGCGGTGGAGCGCGACCCCGCGTCGGTACTCGCCATGGTCAGCGGGAGCCACGGCAACACGTGA
- a CDS encoding pentapeptide repeat-containing protein, whose product MTGNDLAAGGRVRGAALAERDMRAQLSREPPTPREFAECDFTGADLRETNLVDAVFTDCRMDGARLDGAALDGARFTGGTAAGARFAGAECIGASFERTDLANTEWARAVLTESVFTACRMTGAGMGGVRGIGYSFLRCNLMLARLKGAGLRGQEITGVRLDEADLSEADLRDTVWRDSRLSGADLTGADFGGADLTGADLGEIDLADAGVLRGATVSPQQADMLLAGLGIQVQAGAKRDGDRAG is encoded by the coding sequence ATGACCGGAAACGACCTGGCGGCGGGCGGGCGGGTGCGCGGCGCCGCGCTCGCCGAACGGGATATGCGCGCGCAGCTGAGCCGCGAGCCCCCGACCCCGCGGGAATTCGCCGAGTGCGACTTCACCGGTGCCGACCTGCGCGAGACGAACCTCGTCGACGCGGTCTTCACCGACTGCCGCATGGACGGCGCGCGGTTGGACGGGGCCGCGCTGGACGGCGCCCGCTTCACGGGCGGTACCGCGGCGGGCGCGCGTTTCGCCGGTGCCGAGTGCATCGGCGCCTCCTTCGAACGCACCGACCTCGCCAACACCGAGTGGGCCCGCGCCGTGCTCACCGAGTCCGTCTTCACCGCGTGCCGGATGACCGGCGCGGGGATGGGCGGCGTGCGGGGCATCGGCTACTCCTTCTTGCGCTGCAACCTGATGCTGGCGCGGCTGAAGGGCGCGGGGCTGCGCGGGCAGGAGATCACCGGGGTGCGCTTGGATGAAGCCGACCTGTCCGAGGCCGACCTGCGGGACACGGTCTGGCGGGACAGTCGGCTGAGCGGCGCCGATCTGACCGGGGCCGACTTCGGCGGCGCCGACCTGACCGGCGCCGACCTCGGTGAGATCGACCTGGCCGACGCCGGAGTGCTGCGCGGAGCCACGGTTTCGCCGCAGCAGGCCGACATGCTGCTGGCCGGACTCGGCATCCAGGTCCAGGCCGGTGCAAAGCGGGACGGGGACCGCGCCGGCTGA
- a CDS encoding four-helix bundle copper-binding protein — protein sequence MPTQTEEFLRSHPRGVGVADVDLLKTTVERLTACSQSCTACADACLGEPDAAGLVACVRLNLDCADICSAAERVLTRRTAPDPELHRGLLETAILYTGACARECERHAGEHEHCRLCADRCRLAEDACRQFLTHVQEQLH from the coding sequence ATGCCGACCCAGACGGAAGAGTTCCTGCGCAGCCATCCGCGCGGCGTCGGCGTCGCCGACGTCGACCTGCTCAAGACCACGGTGGAGCGGCTGACCGCCTGCTCCCAGTCCTGTACGGCCTGCGCCGACGCCTGCCTGGGCGAGCCCGACGCGGCCGGGCTCGTGGCCTGCGTACGGCTCAACCTCGATTGCGCCGACATCTGCTCCGCAGCCGAGCGCGTACTCACCCGGCGCACCGCCCCCGATCCCGAGCTGCACCGCGGCCTACTGGAGACCGCGATCCTCTATACCGGGGCCTGCGCCCGCGAATGCGAACGCCACGCCGGCGAGCACGAGCACTGCCGCCTGTGCGCCGACCGGTGCCGGTTGGCCGAGGACGCGTGCCGGCAGTTCCTGACCCACGTCCAGGAACAACTGCACTAG
- a CDS encoding multidrug effflux MFS transporter, giving the protein MNLTAVRPRLRSHAAPQTPSPRADRPRRSVALLVFILGVLSATSSLATDLYLPAFPQIAADLDAPESQIQLTLTAVMVGLALGQLIIGPLSDQLGRRAPLLVGIGVFAATSLLCMVVQTAEVFTAVRFVQGLAAAAGMVVSRAVVRDTFDGDSAAKFFSRLVLLVGLAPMLGPLLGGQLLLLGPWQLIFAVLGAAGLAGFALVYFGLPESLPARDRVRQDPKQMVRHFLRLVVDPRFIGAALTMALSFAMTFTYISAFSFVSQEEFGATPQQFSLIFGINTLGMILGNQVNAALIGRMHTTRRLLIGLVGAVASVGLLLALHMYGRTDLVTVTAVLFVMMFCTGLISPNATTLAIVSQPSSSAGSASALLGTLQFAIGGSLASTAGLHGGTTMTSMVVVMLVTGLAATGIFALTAARGHTR; this is encoded by the coding sequence GTGAACCTTACCGCTGTGCGCCCGCGTCTTCGGAGCCACGCCGCGCCACAGACGCCGAGTCCCCGGGCCGACCGTCCCCGCCGGTCGGTCGCCCTGCTCGTGTTCATCCTGGGAGTCCTCTCGGCGACGAGCTCCCTGGCCACCGACCTGTACCTGCCCGCGTTCCCGCAGATCGCGGCCGACCTCGACGCCCCCGAATCCCAGATCCAGCTCACGCTCACCGCGGTCATGGTCGGCCTGGCGCTGGGCCAGCTGATCATCGGCCCGCTCAGCGACCAGCTCGGCCGCCGCGCGCCGCTGCTGGTGGGGATCGGGGTCTTCGCCGCCACCTCACTGCTGTGCATGGTCGTGCAGACGGCCGAAGTGTTCACCGCGGTGCGCTTCGTGCAAGGACTGGCGGCGGCGGCCGGAATGGTCGTCTCGCGCGCCGTCGTGCGCGACACCTTCGACGGCGACTCCGCCGCCAAATTCTTCTCCCGGCTGGTGCTGCTGGTCGGTCTGGCACCGATGCTCGGTCCGCTGCTGGGAGGGCAACTGCTGCTCCTGGGCCCCTGGCAGCTGATCTTCGCGGTGCTGGGCGCCGCGGGCCTGGCCGGCTTCGCACTGGTCTACTTCGGCCTGCCCGAGAGCCTGCCCGCCCGGGACCGCGTCCGCCAGGACCCCAAGCAGATGGTGCGGCACTTCCTGCGCCTGGTGGTCGACCCGCGCTTCATCGGCGCGGCACTGACCATGGCGCTGAGCTTCGCCATGACCTTCACCTACATCTCGGCGTTCTCCTTCGTCTCCCAGGAGGAGTTCGGGGCGACCCCCCAGCAGTTCAGCCTGATCTTCGGCATCAACACGCTCGGCATGATCCTGGGCAACCAGGTCAACGCCGCACTGATCGGCAGGATGCACACCACCCGGCGCCTGCTCATCGGCCTGGTGGGCGCAGTGGCCTCGGTGGGGCTGCTTCTGGCGCTGCACATGTACGGCCGGACCGACCTGGTCACGGTGACGGCGGTGCTGTTCGTGATGATGTTCTGCACCGGCCTGATCTCGCCCAACGCCACGACGCTGGCGATCGTCAGCCAGCCGTCCTCCTCGGCCGGCAGCGCCTCGGCGCTGCTGGGGACGCTGCAGTTCGCCATCGGCGGCAGCCTCGCCTCCACCGCCGGGCTGCACGGCGGGACCACGATGACGAGCATGGTCGTGGTCATGCTGGTCACCGGACTGGCGGCGACGGGCATCTTCGCGCTGACGGCGGCGCGGGGGCACACACGATGA
- a CDS encoding dienelactone hydrolase family protein: MDVRSVAVDDGDAVLPGDLTVPTDATGVVLFAHGSGSSRHSPRNREVADALAKAGSATLLIDLLTEDEGRVDAVTRELRFDIGLLTRRLAAAIDWLGADSRTAGLDVGLFGASTGAAAALRAAAERPQRVGAVVARGGRVDLAEDRLADVHAPVLMIAGSDDEPVVRASFEAAQHLHVLHDVHVVPDATHLFEEPGALEQVTGTAMAWFRDHLGAGTGQQG, translated from the coding sequence ATGGACGTGCGCAGTGTCGCGGTGGATGACGGCGACGCCGTCCTGCCGGGCGATCTGACGGTGCCGACAGACGCGACGGGGGTGGTGCTGTTCGCCCACGGCAGCGGAAGTTCGCGGCACAGCCCCCGCAACCGGGAGGTGGCCGACGCGCTCGCCAAGGCGGGATCGGCCACGCTGCTCATCGACCTGCTCACCGAGGACGAGGGACGCGTCGACGCGGTGACGCGGGAGCTGCGCTTCGACATCGGGTTGCTGACGCGCCGGCTGGCGGCGGCGATCGACTGGCTGGGTGCGGACTCCCGAACGGCCGGGCTGGACGTGGGGCTGTTCGGGGCGAGCACGGGGGCCGCGGCGGCGCTGCGGGCCGCGGCCGAGCGCCCGCAGCGCGTCGGCGCGGTGGTCGCGCGGGGCGGCCGGGTGGACCTGGCCGAGGACCGCCTCGCCGACGTGCACGCTCCGGTGCTGATGATCGCGGGCAGCGACGACGAGCCCGTCGTGCGGGCCTCGTTCGAGGCGGCCCAGCACCTGCACGTCCTCCACGACGTCCACGTGGTTCCCGACGCCACCCACCTCTTCGAGGAGCCGGGTGCGCTGGAGCAGGTGACCGGAACGGCGATGGCCTGGTTCCGCGACCACCTGGGCGCCGGCACCGGGCAGCAGGGCTGA
- a CDS encoding ATP-dependent Clp protease ATP-binding subunit, with the protein MTHDFPPGGGGGYDPRSFEEFLARFFGPGGQRRASNRVDLSKLMDTPSREVVSEAIARASQNDGTDLGAAHLLWAVLRYEPARELVQRTGADPDALVKGAESEAERTPQAGPGIPALTPAAKRTLLDAHQIARAMGRPFIAPEHMLFALAVNGESRMGRMLSEAGVTPDSLQAAASSGPTSAAASGQGGAPAQQQQQQQSTTPNLDEFGTDITALASEGRLDPVMGRESEVEQTIEVLARRRKNNPVLIGDPGVGKTAIVEGIAQRISDGDVPDTLSGRRLVQLDLAGVVAGTRYRGDFEERVRNIVEEIRNDDKLLIFIDELHTVVGAGGAEGAMSAGNMLKPALARGELHMIGATTLDEYRQNVEKDAALERRFQPVLVSEPSVEDTVEILRGLRDRYEAHHQVRFSDSGLVSAAELSDRYISDRFLPDKAIDLVDQAGARVRLRHKRPSVDVRELEEQLRRLEARKEQAVHDEDYEAASQARDEVNRTRDSIAEARDSGPEQVPEVTVEDVAEVVSRITSIPVSQLTQEERERLTGLEERLHARVVGQEEAVTAVSEAVRRSRAGLASAEQPIGSFLFLGPTGVGKTELARALAEALFGSQEQMIRFDMSEFQERHTSARLVGAPPGYVGYEEAGQLTEAVRRAPYSVVLLDEIEKAHPDIFNLLLQLLDDGRLTDGQGRTVDFRNTVVIMTSNLGSEFITGGGPIGFIGSGEGERERATRERIMARLQDEFRPEFLNRVDEIIVFSQLTDEQLAEITRLLLDETARRLHAQDIGIDFTDDAVRWLASTGHQPEFGARPLARTIQRSVGNPLSSKILSGELASGDRVTVAAGDRGLEFGVDSSARPPAAGTESESG; encoded by the coding sequence ATGACACACGACTTTCCTCCGGGAGGCGGAGGCGGTTACGACCCGCGCTCCTTCGAAGAGTTCCTCGCGCGCTTCTTCGGACCCGGCGGCCAACGCCGCGCCTCGAACCGCGTCGACCTGTCCAAGCTCATGGACACCCCGTCGCGCGAGGTCGTGTCCGAGGCGATCGCCCGCGCGTCGCAGAACGACGGCACCGACCTGGGCGCCGCGCACCTGCTCTGGGCGGTGCTGCGCTACGAACCGGCCCGTGAGCTGGTCCAGCGCACCGGTGCCGACCCCGACGCGCTGGTCAAAGGCGCCGAGAGCGAGGCCGAGCGCACTCCCCAGGCCGGGCCGGGCATTCCGGCGCTGACACCGGCGGCCAAGCGGACCCTGCTCGACGCCCACCAGATCGCGCGGGCGATGGGCCGGCCCTTCATCGCGCCCGAGCACATGCTCTTCGCGCTGGCGGTCAACGGCGAATCGCGCATGGGCCGCATGCTGTCCGAGGCCGGCGTCACCCCCGATTCGCTGCAGGCCGCGGCGAGTTCGGGGCCCACGTCGGCCGCCGCGAGCGGTCAGGGCGGCGCCCCCGCCCAGCAGCAGCAACAGCAGCAGAGCACAACACCCAACCTCGACGAGTTCGGTACCGACATCACCGCTCTGGCCTCCGAAGGCCGCCTGGACCCGGTGATGGGCCGCGAATCGGAGGTCGAGCAGACCATCGAGGTGCTGGCGCGCCGCCGCAAGAACAATCCCGTGCTCATCGGCGATCCCGGCGTGGGCAAGACCGCCATCGTCGAGGGCATCGCCCAGCGCATCTCCGACGGCGACGTCCCCGACACCCTCAGCGGGCGCCGGCTCGTCCAGCTCGACCTGGCCGGCGTGGTGGCGGGCACCCGCTATCGCGGCGACTTCGAGGAGCGGGTCCGCAACATCGTCGAAGAGATCCGCAACGACGACAAACTGCTGATCTTCATCGACGAACTGCACACCGTCGTGGGCGCGGGCGGCGCCGAGGGCGCCATGAGCGCAGGGAACATGCTCAAACCCGCGCTGGCCCGCGGCGAGCTGCACATGATCGGCGCCACGACACTCGACGAGTACCGGCAGAACGTCGAAAAGGACGCGGCGCTGGAGCGCCGCTTCCAGCCGGTACTGGTCTCCGAGCCCAGCGTCGAGGACACCGTGGAGATCCTGCGCGGTCTGCGCGACCGCTACGAGGCCCACCACCAGGTGCGCTTCAGCGACAGCGGCCTGGTGTCCGCCGCCGAGCTCTCCGACCGCTACATCTCCGACCGGTTCCTGCCGGACAAGGCCATCGACCTCGTCGACCAGGCGGGCGCGCGGGTGCGGCTGCGCCACAAGCGCCCCAGCGTCGACGTCCGCGAGCTCGAGGAGCAGCTGCGCCGGCTGGAGGCGCGCAAGGAGCAGGCGGTGCACGACGAGGACTACGAAGCCGCCTCCCAGGCCCGCGACGAAGTCAACCGGACCCGCGACTCCATCGCCGAGGCGCGCGACTCCGGTCCCGAGCAGGTGCCCGAAGTCACCGTCGAGGACGTCGCCGAGGTCGTCTCGCGGATCACCTCGATCCCGGTGTCCCAGCTCACCCAGGAGGAGCGTGAGCGGCTCACCGGACTGGAGGAGCGCCTGCACGCCCGCGTCGTCGGCCAGGAAGAGGCCGTCACCGCGGTCTCGGAGGCGGTGCGGCGTTCGCGTGCCGGGCTCGCTTCGGCCGAGCAGCCGATCGGCAGCTTCCTGTTCCTGGGGCCGACCGGCGTCGGTAAGACCGAGCTGGCGCGGGCGCTGGCGGAGGCGCTGTTCGGCTCCCAGGAGCAGATGATCCGGTTCGACATGAGCGAGTTCCAGGAGCGCCACACCTCGGCGCGCCTGGTGGGGGCGCCCCCGGGCTACGTCGGCTACGAGGAGGCCGGCCAGCTCACCGAGGCGGTGCGGCGCGCGCCGTACTCGGTCGTGCTGCTCGACGAGATCGAGAAGGCCCACCCCGACATCTTCAACCTGCTGCTGCAACTGCTCGACGACGGCCGGCTGACCGACGGGCAGGGCCGCACCGTGGACTTCCGCAACACCGTGGTCATCATGACCAGCAACCTGGGGTCGGAGTTCATCACGGGCGGAGGCCCCATCGGCTTCATCGGTTCGGGGGAGGGCGAGCGCGAACGCGCTACCCGGGAGCGCATCATGGCCCGGCTCCAGGACGAGTTCCGGCCCGAGTTCCTCAACCGCGTCGACGAGATCATCGTGTTCTCCCAGCTCACCGACGAACAGCTGGCGGAGATCACCCGGTTGCTGCTGGATGAGACCGCGCGCCGGCTGCACGCCCAGGACATCGGCATCGACTTCACCGACGACGCCGTGCGCTGGCTGGCCTCCACCGGACACCAGCCCGAATTCGGCGCCCGCCCGCTGGCGCGCACCATCCAGCGCAGCGTCGGCAACCCGCTGTCGTCCAAGATCCTCAGCGGGGAACTCGCCTCGGGCGACCGCGTCACCGTGGCGGCCGGCGACCGGGGGCTGGAGTTCGGCGTCGACAGCAGCGCCCGTCCGCCGGCGGCGGGCACCGAGTCCGAGTCCGGCTGA